In Alphaproteobacteria bacterium, the following proteins share a genomic window:
- a CDS encoding CoA-binding protein, with protein MPSATADEYYSDALLRRVLEQSRVIALVGASADWKRPSSFAMKYLQGKGYRVIPVNPGRAGSEILGEMTYARLADIPEKIDMVDIFRKPEAVSEIVDEALELNIPIVWMQLGIRHAEAATRAETAGATVIMNRCVKIEYGRLYGELGWGGINTGIISSKRRRVG; from the coding sequence ATGCCCTCCGCCACCGCCGACGAATACTATTCCGACGCGCTGTTGCGCCGCGTCCTCGAACAAAGCCGCGTCATCGCCCTGGTCGGGGCCAGTGCCGATTGGAAACGGCCTTCTTCGTTTGCCATGAAGTACCTGCAAGGCAAGGGCTATCGCGTCATTCCGGTCAACCCGGGCCGGGCGGGATCGGAAATCCTGGGCGAAATGACCTACGCCCGGCTGGCCGACATCCCGGAAAAGATCGACATGGTCGATATCTTCCGCAAGCCCGAGGCGGTCAGCGAAATCGTCGATGAGGCTCTCGAATTGAACATCCCCATCGTCTGGATGCAACTGGGTATTCGCCACGCCGAAGCCGCGACCCGGGCCGAAACGGCCGGTGCCACGGTGATCATGAATCGTTGCGTCAAGATCGAATACGGCCGGCTTTATGGCGAGTTGGGCTGGGGCGGCATCAACACCGGCATCATCTCGAGCAAACGCCGCCGGGTTGGTTAG
- a CDS encoding PaaI family thioesterase, with protein sequence MSESPRISPEDFIALAREQIPLTAILGFEVLEIGYGHARLVMPFKNDLLRPGGTLAGPTLMALADAAAWAVVLGMIGPSEQTVTTNFHCHFLRRPEPVDTVAEARILKLGRRLAVGDVAIYSEGDDQPVAQASATYAIPSK encoded by the coding sequence ATGTCCGAAAGCCCCCGTATCAGCCCCGAGGATTTCATCGCTCTGGCCCGGGAACAAATTCCGCTGACCGCCATTTTGGGCTTCGAGGTGCTTGAGATCGGCTACGGCCACGCCCGCCTGGTCATGCCCTTCAAGAACGACCTCTTGCGGCCTGGCGGCACGCTGGCCGGGCCGACGCTGATGGCGCTCGCGGATGCCGCGGCGTGGGCCGTCGTTTTGGGCATGATCGGTCCCAGCGAGCAGACCGTTACCACTAACTTCCACTGCCATTTCCTGCGCCGGCCCGAGCCTGTCGACACCGTCGCCGAGGCTCGCATTCTCAAACTCGGCCGGCGTCTGGCCGTGGGCGACGTGGCGATCTATTCCGAGGGTGATGACCAACCCGTGGCCCAGGCCAGCGCTACCTACGCGATTCCCTCGAAATGA
- a CDS encoding O-acetylhomoserine aminocarboxypropyltransferase, translated as MSDQEAPPPYGFETKSIHAGASPDPTTGARSTPIFQTTAYVFDDADHAASLFNLQTFGYIYSRITNPTVAVLEERLATLEGGRAAVACASGHAAQVLAFFTLLEPGDEFVASRNLYGGSITQFTHTFRKLGWTAHMVDPTDPENFRQALTPGCKAIFIENLANPGGIIVDMEAVAAIAHEAGLPLIVDNTMATPYLNRPFEWGADLVVHSATKFLSGHGHAMAGAVVESGRFDWGQNDKFPSLTEPSESYHGLTFYETFGDFGFTMKARAEGLRDLGPALSPFNAFLVLTGIETLALRMERHVANAQAVAEFLEAHARVEWVSYAGLKSSPYHELARKYLPKGPGSVFTFGVVGGYESGLKVVEGVEIFSHLANIGDTRSLIIHPASTTHRQLSEEQLRAAGSGPEVVRLSIGLESVDDLIRDLDQALAGI; from the coding sequence ATGAGCGACCAGGAAGCGCCGCCGCCCTACGGCTTCGAGACCAAATCGATCCACGCCGGGGCCAGCCCCGACCCCACTACCGGGGCCCGCTCGACGCCCATCTTCCAGACCACGGCCTACGTCTTCGACGACGCCGACCACGCGGCTTCGCTGTTTAACCTGCAGACCTTCGGCTACATCTATTCGCGCATTACCAACCCCACGGTGGCGGTGCTCGAGGAACGCCTGGCCACCCTGGAGGGCGGCCGTGCCGCCGTGGCTTGTGCCTCGGGCCATGCCGCCCAGGTGCTGGCCTTCTTCACGCTGCTCGAGCCGGGCGACGAGTTCGTGGCGTCGCGCAACCTCTATGGCGGCTCGATCACCCAGTTCACCCACACCTTCCGCAAACTGGGCTGGACCGCCCACATGGTCGACCCCACCGATCCGGAAAACTTCCGCCAGGCGCTGACGCCCGGGTGCAAGGCCATCTTCATCGAGAACCTGGCCAATCCCGGCGGCATCATCGTCGACATGGAAGCGGTGGCCGCCATCGCCCACGAGGCCGGCTTGCCGCTGATCGTCGACAACACCATGGCCACGCCCTATCTCAACCGGCCCTTCGAGTGGGGCGCCGATCTGGTGGTGCATTCGGCCACCAAGTTTCTCTCCGGCCACGGCCATGCGATGGCCGGCGCGGTGGTCGAATCGGGACGTTTCGACTGGGGCCAGAACGACAAGTTTCCTAGTTTGACGGAGCCGTCGGAATCCTATCATGGCCTCACCTTCTATGAGACCTTCGGCGATTTCGGCTTCACCATGAAGGCCCGCGCCGAGGGCCTTCGCGACCTGGGCCCGGCGCTCTCGCCCTTCAACGCCTTCCTCGTGCTGACCGGCATCGAGACCCTGGCCCTGCGCATGGAACGCCACGTCGCCAACGCCCAGGCGGTGGCCGAATTCCTCGAGGCCCACGCCCGTGTCGAATGGGTCTCCTATGCCGGCCTCAAATCCAGCCCCTACCACGAGCTGGCGCGGAAGTACCTGCCCAAGGGGCCGGGATCGGTCTTCACTTTCGGCGTCGTGGGTGGTTACGAATCCGGCCTGAAGGTCGTCGAGGGCGTCGAGATCTTTTCCCACCTGGCCAATATCGGCGACACCCGCAGCCTGATCATCCACCCCGCCTCGACGACGCATCGCCAGCTCAGCGAAGAACAACTGCGGGCGGCGGGATCGGGCCCCGAGGTCGTGCGGTTGTCGATCGGGCTGGAGAGCGTCGACGACCTCATACGCGATCTCGACCAGGCGCTGGCTGGGATTTGA
- the cutA gene encoding divalent-cation tolerance protein CutA, which yields MSDAVLLYMTAGDAEEAARIGRALVEERLVACVNVLGPMRSIFRWQDEVQDDAEVAFLAKTRSSLVAKVSQRVKALHSYDVPCVVALPIVAGNDAFLDWIASETGGEDRGQT from the coding sequence ATGAGCGACGCCGTGCTGCTTTACATGACCGCCGGCGATGCCGAAGAAGCGGCCCGCATCGGCCGCGCCTTGGTCGAGGAAAGGCTGGTGGCATGCGTCAACGTGCTGGGGCCGATGCGTTCGATCTTTCGCTGGCAGGACGAGGTTCAAGACGATGCCGAGGTGGCGTTTTTGGCCAAGACCCGGAGCTCGCTGGTGGCCAAGGTCAGCCAACGCGTCAAGGCCTTGCATTCCTACGACGTGCCCTGCGTCGTGGCGCTGCCCATCGTTGCCGGCAACGACGCCTTTCTCGACTGGATCGCCAGCGAGACCGGGGGCGAAGATCGGGGCCAAACCTGA
- the rpsI gene encoding 30S ribosomal protein S9 has translation MAEEKHTLADLKDLTSREPGEPEAEGEAPAEAPVVAEPEPSDEIQPNIDAQGRAYSTGKRKNAVARVWIKPGLGRVTVNGREGEVYFARPVLRMIINQPLVAADRNAQYDIWCTVKGGGLSGQAGAVRHGVSRALVEFEPTLRPVLKKGGFLTRDSRVVERKKYGRAKARRSFQFSKR, from the coding sequence ATGGCGGAAGAAAAACACACGCTGGCCGACCTCAAGGATCTGACCAGCCGCGAGCCCGGCGAGCCCGAGGCCGAGGGCGAGGCGCCGGCCGAGGCGCCGGTGGTGGCCGAGCCCGAGCCCAGCGACGAGATCCAGCCCAACATCGACGCCCAGGGCCGGGCCTATTCCACCGGCAAGCGCAAGAACGCCGTGGCCCGGGTGTGGATCAAGCCGGGACTTGGCCGGGTCACCGTCAACGGCCGCGAGGGCGAGGTCTATTTCGCCCGGCCGGTGCTGCGCATGATCATCAACCAGCCCCTGGTGGCGGCCGACCGCAATGCCCAGTACGACATCTGGTGCACCGTCAAGGGCGGCGGCCTCTCGGGCCAGGCCGGAGCGGTGCGCCACGGCGTCAGCCGGGCGCTGGTGGAATTCGAGCCCACGCTTCGCCCGGTGCTCAAGAAGGGCGGGTTTCTCACTCGTGATTCCCGCGTCGTCGAGCGCAAGAAATACGGCCGTGCCAAGGCGCGCCGCAGCTTCCAGTTCTCGAAACGTTAG
- a CDS encoding COX15/CtaA family protein encodes MVENFIIIGTTSPRAGNRQIAFWLLACSAVIFAMVALGGLTRLTHSGLSMVDWKPLTGWLPPLGLEAWQLEFENYQRFPEYQKLNQGMTLAEFKSIFWFEFSHRLLGRGIGVLYFVPFVFFLLRRRIDRQLLPRLLFLFVLGGLQGVLGWWMVKSGLVERPDVSHYRLTAHLGLAVLIMGYMVWLAVGLLLPRAVIADDRLIGLSRFAQVMALLVFVVILSGGLVAGLDAGFAYNTFPLMQGRLMPEGLFDLTPWYRNFGENLITVQFDHRWLALIALLAVVALWQQALRRGVTGSLRSAFHLVLILAVIQVGLGIATLVLVVPLSLAALHQAAALALFSMIVIAARATRQAAG; translated from the coding sequence TTGGTCGAGAATTTCATCATCATCGGTACCACGTCGCCGCGCGCCGGGAATCGCCAGATCGCCTTCTGGCTGCTGGCCTGTAGTGCCGTGATCTTCGCCATGGTGGCGCTGGGCGGGCTTACCCGGCTGACCCATTCGGGGCTTTCCATGGTCGACTGGAAGCCCCTCACCGGCTGGCTGCCGCCGTTGGGCCTCGAGGCCTGGCAGCTGGAATTCGAAAACTACCAACGCTTCCCAGAATACCAGAAGCTGAACCAGGGCATGACGCTGGCGGAATTCAAATCGATTTTCTGGTTCGAGTTCTCCCACCGCCTGCTGGGGCGCGGCATCGGCGTGCTCTACTTCGTGCCCTTCGTTTTTTTCCTGCTGCGCCGCAGGATCGACCGCCAGCTGTTGCCCAGGCTGCTCTTTCTGTTCGTGCTGGGCGGCCTGCAGGGCGTGCTGGGCTGGTGGATGGTGAAGAGCGGACTGGTCGAGCGGCCCGACGTCAGCCACTACCGGCTGACCGCCCACCTCGGCCTGGCGGTGCTGATAATGGGCTATATGGTGTGGCTGGCCGTGGGGCTGTTGCTGCCGAGGGCGGTGATCGCCGACGATCGTCTGATCGGTCTCAGCCGTTTCGCCCAGGTCATGGCGCTGCTGGTGTTCGTCGTCATTCTGTCCGGTGGCCTGGTGGCCGGGCTCGACGCCGGCTTCGCCTACAACACCTTTCCCCTGATGCAGGGCCGTCTGATGCCCGAGGGTCTGTTTGATCTCACGCCCTGGTACCGCAACTTCGGGGAAAACCTCATCACCGTGCAATTCGATCATCGCTGGCTGGCCCTGATCGCGCTGTTGGCCGTGGTGGCGCTGTGGCAGCAGGCGCTCAGGCGCGGCGTAACCGGCTCGCTCAGGTCGGCTTTTCACCTGGTGCTGATTCTGGCCGTGATCCAGGTCGGCCTGGGCATCGCCACGCTGGTGCTGGTGGTGCCGCTAAGCTTGGCGGCGCTGCACCAGGCTGCTGCCTTGGCCTTGTTTTCGATGATCGTGATCGCGGCCCGGGCGACCCGACAGGCGGCCGGCTGA
- a CDS encoding methyl-accepting chemotaxis protein, giving the protein MMGFLSFKKQRQEVEGQDTDLVQESADQADTNRAELELYRRAFDKIKTTCQQAAGGDLEARLTEIEEFGDLAETMSSINHVLDMADAFVREAGASLQAANDGKFFREFMVRGILGDFRRGAQVINDARQSMEAAAAESARLFRMIEDMPINVMMADAETLNITYLNTEAKKTLTTLQEHLPVKADDLMGQCIDIFHKEPGHQRRILTDPANLPHRATITLGNENLKLEASAVMGHDGSYIGPMLCWSVVTDQIRIATDVKEVVEVVASASTEMKASSESLAAAAEETAAQSTTVAAASEEVTANIQTVASAAEQLAASVHEVSSQVSDSARISQEAVTETERTNQTVQGLAEAAQKIGDVVSLISDIAGQTNLLALNATIEAARAGEAGKGFAVVASEVKSLATQTAKATEDIASQIGAIQGATKDAVSAIQGIGQTIGRISEIATSISSAVEQQSAATSEISRNVQEASNGTQEVSSNITGVSTSASESGQSAGQVLSAAESLANEGEQMRQKVDEFLASL; this is encoded by the coding sequence ATGATGGGATTCCTTAGTTTCAAAAAGCAGCGCCAGGAAGTGGAAGGCCAGGACACCGACCTGGTTCAAGAGAGCGCGGATCAAGCCGACACCAACCGGGCTGAGCTCGAGCTTTACCGCCGGGCCTTCGACAAGATCAAAACCACCTGCCAGCAGGCCGCCGGTGGCGATCTCGAGGCCCGCCTCACCGAGATCGAGGAGTTCGGCGATCTGGCCGAGACCATGAGTAGCATCAACCATGTGCTCGACATGGCCGACGCCTTCGTGCGCGAGGCCGGTGCCTCGCTGCAGGCCGCCAACGACGGCAAGTTCTTCCGCGAATTCATGGTCCGCGGCATCCTCGGCGACTTCCGCCGCGGCGCCCAGGTGATCAACGACGCCCGCCAGTCGATGGAGGCGGCAGCCGCCGAATCGGCCCGCCTCTTCCGCATGATCGAGGACATGCCCATCAACGTCATGATGGCCGACGCCGAGACCCTCAACATCACCTACCTCAACACCGAGGCCAAGAAGACACTGACCACGCTGCAGGAGCACCTGCCGGTCAAGGCCGACGACCTCATGGGTCAGTGCATCGACATCTTCCACAAGGAACCCGGTCATCAGCGCCGGATCCTGACCGATCCGGCCAACCTGCCGCACCGCGCCACCATCACGCTGGGCAACGAGAACCTCAAGCTCGAGGCCAGCGCCGTCATGGGCCACGACGGCAGCTACATCGGCCCCATGCTCTGCTGGAGCGTGGTCACCGACCAGATCAGGATCGCCACCGACGTCAAGGAGGTGGTCGAAGTGGTGGCCTCGGCCTCTACCGAGATGAAAGCGAGTTCGGAGTCCCTGGCCGCGGCGGCCGAAGAAACGGCGGCCCAAAGCACAACGGTTGCCGCCGCTTCCGAGGAGGTCACGGCCAATATCCAGACCGTCGCCTCGGCGGCCGAGCAACTGGCCGCTTCGGTGCATGAGGTGAGCTCGCAGGTCAGCGATTCGGCCCGCATTTCACAAGAAGCCGTAACCGAGACCGAACGCACCAACCAGACCGTCCAGGGCCTGGCTGAGGCGGCCCAGAAGATCGGCGACGTGGTCAGCCTGATCAGCGACATCGCCGGCCAGACCAACCTCTTGGCGCTGAACGCCACCATCGAGGCGGCCCGCGCCGGCGAAGCCGGCAAGGGCTTTGCCGTTGTCGCCTCCGAGGTCAAGAGCCTGGCGACGCAAACCGCCAAGGCCACCGAAGACATCGCCAGCCAGATCGGTGCCATCCAGGGCGCCACCAAGGATGCGGTGTCGGCCATCCAGGGCATCGGCCAGACCATCGGCCGTATCAGCGAGATCGCCACCTCGATCTCCTCGGCCGTCGAGCAGCAAAGCGCCGCCACCTCGGAGATCAGCCGCAACGTCCAGGAGGCCTCGAACGGCACCCAGGAAGTGAGCTCCAATATCACCGGCGTCAGCACCTCGGCCAGCGAAAGCGGCCAGAGCGCCGGCCAGGTGCTGTCGGCGGCCGAGAGCCTAGCCAATGAGGGCGAACAGATGCGCCAGAAGGTCGACGAGTTCCTGGCCTCGCTTTAA
- a CDS encoding MFS transporter produces the protein MRTRNLTLIFAGCAHAYSHFVILLFATVVLALEGEWGLGYADLQWLSVLGFVLFGVAALPAGWIADRWSQAGMIAIFYFGVGGSLLMIGVASSPTGLMLGLTALGLFASIYHPVGIPWLVRNAANPGRALGINGVFGSTGTALAPVVAGGLAQYFGWRLAFIAPGLVCLALGLIYLWALKRGLLRQAPASAARSQPTYSGAQRLRVFLVLGATVICTGLIYQSTAVALPKIIDERLGQVIGGVFAVGGIVTLAYIGSSVTQVVGGELADRFPLKPIYVFSQLSQVPAIYLAYQMRSPALVGALILMVSLNTFGQPAENSLLARYVPSDWQGRAFGVKFVLALGVGALGVSLVPFVHGLFGNLDPLFFVLIGFAGLGSLAALSLPPTPSGKAAKEAAAEKPAE, from the coding sequence ATGCGGACGAGAAACCTGACCCTGATCTTCGCCGGCTGCGCCCATGCCTATTCGCATTTCGTGATCCTGCTGTTTGCCACCGTGGTGCTGGCGCTGGAGGGCGAGTGGGGGCTTGGCTATGCCGATCTGCAATGGCTTTCGGTGCTCGGATTCGTGCTCTTTGGCGTCGCCGCCTTGCCCGCCGGCTGGATCGCCGACCGCTGGAGCCAGGCCGGCATGATCGCCATCTTCTATTTCGGCGTCGGCGGGTCGCTGCTGATGATTGGGGTGGCTTCCTCGCCCACCGGCCTGATGCTGGGTTTGACGGCGCTTGGCCTGTTTGCCTCGATCTATCATCCCGTGGGCATTCCCTGGCTGGTGCGGAACGCCGCCAACCCGGGCCGGGCGCTGGGCATCAACGGCGTTTTCGGCAGCACCGGCACGGCCTTGGCGCCGGTGGTGGCGGGCGGCCTGGCGCAGTACTTCGGCTGGCGCCTGGCCTTCATTGCGCCGGGGCTGGTGTGTCTGGCGCTGGGCCTGATCTATTTGTGGGCCCTGAAGCGCGGGCTGTTGCGCCAGGCACCGGCCAGTGCCGCCCGGTCGCAGCCGACTTATTCCGGGGCCCAGCGCTTGCGGGTGTTCCTGGTGCTGGGGGCGACGGTGATCTGCACCGGACTGATCTACCAGTCGACGGCGGTGGCGCTGCCCAAGATCATCGACGAGCGTCTGGGCCAGGTCATCGGCGGCGTCTTTGCCGTCGGCGGCATCGTCACGCTGGCCTACATCGGCTCGTCGGTGACCCAGGTGGTGGGCGGCGAGTTGGCCGATCGCTTCCCTCTCAAGCCGATCTACGTCTTTTCCCAGCTTTCCCAGGTCCCGGCCATCTATCTGGCCTACCAGATGCGCTCCCCGGCCCTGGTCGGTGCGCTGATCCTGATGGTCAGCCTCAACACCTTCGGCCAGCCGGCCGAAAACTCGCTGCTGGCGCGCTACGTGCCCAGCGACTGGCAGGGCCGCGCCTTCGGCGTCAAATTCGTGCTGGCGCTGGGCGTCGGCGCGCTGGGCGTCTCGTTGGTGCCGTTCGTGCACGGCCTCTTCGGCAATCTGGATCCGCTGTTCTTCGTGCTCATCGGTTTTGCCGGCTTGGGCTCGCTGGCCGCCCTCAGCCTGCCGCCGACGCCCAGCGGCAAGGCGGCGAAGGAGGCGGCGGCGGAAAAACCGGCCGAGTAA
- the rplM gene encoding 50S ribosomal protein L13, which translates to MKTYSMKTAEVDKKWLLVDAEDVVLGRLAAAVATRLRGKHKPGYTPHIDCGDHIIVVNAEKVRLTGQKRAQRTYYRHTGYPGGIKSRTADQILSGKHPERVVYKAIERMIPRSRMGRQQMRNLKVYAGSEHPHEAQQPEALDLAAMNPKNKRSA; encoded by the coding sequence ATGAAAACCTATTCCATGAAGACCGCCGAGGTCGACAAGAAGTGGCTGCTGGTCGATGCCGAGGACGTCGTGCTGGGCCGCCTGGCCGCTGCCGTGGCGACGCGGCTTCGGGGCAAGCACAAGCCGGGCTACACGCCGCACATCGACTGCGGTGACCACATCATCGTGGTCAACGCCGAAAAGGTGCGGCTGACCGGCCAGAAGCGGGCCCAGCGCACCTACTACCGCCACACCGGCTACCCCGGCGGCATAAAAAGCCGCACCGCCGATCAGATCCTCAGCGGCAAGCACCCCGAGCGCGTGGTCTACAAGGCTATCGAACGCATGATCCCCCGCTCGCGCATGGGCCGCCAGCAGATGCGCAACCTCAAGGTCTACGCAGGCAGCGAGCACCCCCACGAGGCGCAGCAGCCCGAGGCCCTCGACCTGGCCGCCATGAACCCGAAGAACAAGAGGAGCGCCTGA
- a CDS encoding ABC transporter permease, with the protein MWRSIFVVFAKEAVDNIRDRRSFLSALVYPLLGPLLLGGMISAVSGVVSDNPERIVTIPVAGAEGAPHLMKYLDQRGIRVAAAPADVTAAVQEGSVDSVLVIAPNHRQRFEAEKPAGVRLIVDSSRLPGLLSVSRMLKILGDYNRHVGRQRLARKGIDARLAQPLAIKSVNVASRANLTDFFLFMVPPFVIFAVFLGGVYLAIDTTSGERERGTLEPLLINPVARWGLMLGKFLAALLFTIVAVVVQLAAFKLTFLWVAGAESNFFRALDFGAMAMILTLALPLMALAVSLQVVIAAITRSYKEAQTYLGLLPLVPAIPGMVLIFAPVKSQLWMMSIPAFSQTLLFGQALRDEAVSWAGAATSAGVTGALALGLLYVAARLYEREELVFGRR; encoded by the coding sequence ATGTGGCGTAGCATTTTCGTCGTCTTTGCCAAGGAGGCGGTCGACAACATCCGCGACCGCCGCTCCTTCCTTTCGGCCTTGGTCTATCCGCTGCTCGGGCCGCTGTTGCTGGGGGGCATGATCTCGGCCGTCAGCGGCGTGGTCTCCGACAATCCCGAACGCATCGTCACCATCCCGGTGGCCGGGGCCGAGGGGGCGCCGCACCTGATGAAATACCTCGACCAGCGCGGCATCCGCGTGGCCGCGGCGCCGGCCGACGTGACGGCGGCGGTGCAGGAGGGCAGCGTCGACAGCGTGCTGGTCATCGCGCCCAACCACCGCCAGCGATTCGAGGCCGAGAAACCGGCCGGGGTGCGTCTGATCGTCGACTCATCGCGCCTGCCGGGGCTGTTGTCGGTGAGCCGTATGCTGAAGATCCTGGGCGACTACAACCGCCACGTCGGACGCCAGCGTCTCGCGCGCAAAGGCATCGATGCCCGCCTCGCCCAACCCCTGGCGATCAAGAGCGTCAACGTTGCCAGCCGCGCCAACCTGACCGATTTTTTTCTCTTCATGGTGCCGCCCTTCGTCATCTTCGCCGTTTTCCTGGGCGGCGTCTATTTGGCCATCGACACCACTTCGGGCGAGCGCGAACGGGGCACGCTGGAGCCTTTGCTGATCAACCCGGTGGCGCGCTGGGGTTTGATGCTGGGCAAATTCCTGGCGGCGCTGCTCTTTACCATCGTCGCCGTGGTGGTGCAGCTGGCGGCCTTCAAGCTGACTTTCCTGTGGGTGGCGGGGGCGGAGTCGAATTTTTTCCGGGCCTTGGATTTCGGGGCCATGGCCATGATCCTGACCTTGGCACTGCCGCTGATGGCGCTGGCGGTCAGCCTGCAGGTGGTTATCGCCGCCATCACCCGCAGTTACAAGGAGGCCCAGACCTACCTCGGGCTGTTGCCGCTGGTGCCCGCCATTCCCGGCATGGTGCTGATCTTCGCGCCGGTCAAATCGCAGCTTTGGATGATGTCCATTCCGGCCTTCTCGCAGACCCTGCTGTTCGGCCAGGCCTTGCGTGACGAGGCCGTGAGCTGGGCCGGCGCCGCCACTTCAGCCGGTGTCACCGGGGCCTTGGCGCTGGGGCTGCTTTATGTTGCCGCGCGGCTCTACGAGCGCGAGGAACTGGTCTTCGGCCGGCGTTGA